Proteins encoded by one window of Phytohabitans houttuyneae:
- a CDS encoding ABC transporter substrate-binding protein → MRRVTRTFAVAALATALAVVAGCSSDEPETTNNAGSGGELVKVTYLTSFGAFGRDAYGAVALEKGFFRDAGFDVTIQKGQGTGGNITAIVSGKADYTPIDLTGGLLTFGKGTKDFTAVAAIQQRTMAAIASTSDKNIKTPKDLEGKTLADTPGSVVRNLFPTYAKLANIDYTKVKWQDGQAAELIGTLATGKVDGIGQFVVGRPTIAAVTKKEPTFLPYSDYLTDLYGNVLITSSKNAKEKPEEVKKFAQALLKGLEYSLANPGEAATILKKSEPATVEAAAKAELELMASFVRSAGSGEKVGTIDTQRVARSIAILQGAGQLPQGITPEQIISVDLLPKV, encoded by the coding sequence ATGAGAAGGGTTACCCGTACGTTTGCGGTAGCCGCCCTGGCCACGGCTCTGGCCGTCGTGGCAGGTTGCAGCTCCGATGAACCGGAAACGACAAACAACGCCGGCTCGGGCGGTGAGCTCGTAAAGGTGACGTACCTCACGTCGTTCGGTGCGTTCGGCCGCGACGCGTACGGCGCCGTCGCGCTTGAAAAGGGTTTCTTCCGCGACGCCGGCTTTGACGTAACTATCCAAAAAGGTCAGGGTACGGGTGGAAACATCACCGCCATCGTGTCGGGGAAGGCTGACTACACCCCGATCGACCTGACCGGTGGTCTGCTCACGTTCGGCAAGGGCACCAAGGACTTCACCGCGGTCGCCGCGATCCAGCAGCGCACGATGGCCGCCATCGCGTCCACGTCGGACAAGAACATCAAGACGCCGAAGGATCTGGAGGGCAAGACCCTCGCCGACACACCCGGCTCCGTCGTGCGCAACCTGTTCCCGACGTACGCCAAGCTGGCGAACATCGACTACACCAAGGTGAAGTGGCAGGACGGCCAGGCGGCTGAGCTGATCGGCACGCTGGCCACCGGCAAGGTCGACGGCATCGGCCAGTTCGTGGTCGGCCGCCCGACGATCGCCGCGGTGACCAAGAAGGAGCCGACCTTCCTGCCATACAGCGACTACCTGACCGACCTGTACGGCAACGTGCTGATCACCTCCAGCAAGAACGCCAAGGAGAAGCCGGAAGAGGTCAAGAAGTTCGCGCAGGCGCTGCTCAAGGGCCTGGAGTACTCGCTGGCCAACCCCGGTGAGGCGGCGACCATCCTGAAGAAGAGCGAGCCGGCGACGGTGGAGGCCGCCGCGAAGGCCGAGCTGGAGCTGATGGCCTCGTTCGTCCGCTCGGCGGGTAGTGGCGAGAAGGTCGGCACGATCGACACCCAGCGGGTGGCCCGGAGCATCGCGATCCTCCAGGGCGCGGGTCAGCTTCCGCAGGGCATCACGCCGGAGCAGATCATCTCTGTCGACCTGCTGCCGAAGGTCTGA
- a CDS encoding methyltransferase, translated as MLTPTPLMRLVSGFWSFKTFAAAVELDLFTKLAGGKSITVEKAAAELGLAERPADLLFAACASLGLLERDGDGYRNSALAEEFLVAGKQYYFGGQVRYCDRRTYLAWHRVGDALRTDRPLTWDPDTQESMFETEDPQLLALFWEAMYSTSIFTARALGEAYDFGTHSRLLDVGGGSGAYPIELCRRYPSLRATVFDLPHVVPIAAEKASAAGLADRIDTVAGNFLHDEALPAGYDVMLLSMILHDWDEPTNRALLAKCYAALPAGGAVVVSELLLNADRTGPASAALMGMNMLVETVGGRNYSETEYADWLTDAGFVDAHVVHFDAPGANGVVVARKP; from the coding sequence ATGCTGACGCCAACACCCCTCATGCGCCTGGTGTCCGGTTTCTGGAGCTTCAAGACGTTTGCTGCCGCCGTCGAGCTTGACTTGTTCACCAAGCTCGCCGGCGGCAAGAGCATCACCGTCGAGAAGGCCGCTGCCGAGCTGGGCCTCGCCGAACGCCCCGCCGACCTGCTCTTCGCCGCCTGCGCCTCGCTCGGCCTGCTGGAGCGCGACGGCGACGGGTACCGCAACTCGGCGCTCGCCGAGGAGTTCCTTGTCGCCGGCAAGCAGTACTACTTCGGCGGCCAGGTGCGCTACTGCGACCGGCGCACCTACCTGGCCTGGCACCGGGTCGGCGACGCGCTGCGCACGGACCGCCCGCTCACCTGGGACCCGGACACGCAGGAGTCGATGTTCGAGACCGAGGACCCGCAGCTGCTCGCGCTCTTCTGGGAGGCGATGTACTCGACGTCAATCTTCACCGCCCGCGCGCTCGGCGAGGCGTACGACTTCGGCACGCACTCGCGACTGCTGGACGTGGGCGGCGGCTCCGGCGCGTACCCGATCGAGCTGTGCCGGCGATACCCGTCGCTGCGGGCCACCGTGTTCGACCTGCCGCACGTGGTGCCGATCGCCGCCGAGAAGGCGTCGGCGGCGGGGCTCGCCGACCGGATCGACACGGTGGCGGGCAACTTCCTGCACGACGAGGCGCTCCCGGCCGGGTACGACGTGATGCTGCTGAGCATGATCCTGCACGACTGGGACGAGCCGACAAACCGCGCGCTGCTCGCCAAGTGCTACGCCGCCCTGCCCGCGGGCGGCGCGGTGGTGGTGTCGGAGCTGCTGCTCAACGCCGACCGCACCGGACCCGCGTCGGCCGCCCTGATGGGGATGAACATGCTGGTCGAGACCGTGGGCGGGCGCAACTACTCGGAGACCGAGTACGCGGACTGGCTGACCGACGCCGGCTTCGTGGACGCGCACGTGGTCCACTTCGACGCGCCGGGGGCCAACGGCGTGGTCGTGGCGCGCAAGCCGTGA
- a CDS encoding ABC transporter permease codes for MSDTSVAAPPVAVSDRSRVRVPAIVYPLAGFTITVFTWWLVTTVLGLAHPVVLPPPQDVLRGFNENRQFVLEGLLVTALETVIGFVISSIAGFFIGLMLASSSLLERMFSPLLVAVNAVPKIALGPMLVAWLGWGQPPIQFMIFVMCFFPVVLSTVTGLTRTPAELAEMARSLDASRAKMFLKVRLPAALPQVFVGLKLALPLAAVGAIIGEFQAGDAERPGLGSIIQQTLGQGQSSTAFAAFVLIASTTIVLYYLLVGLERLLLPWVRATTDR; via the coding sequence ATGAGCGACACGTCCGTCGCCGCGCCGCCCGTCGCGGTCTCCGACCGGTCCCGGGTACGGGTGCCCGCGATCGTCTACCCCCTCGCCGGCTTCACCATCACGGTCTTCACGTGGTGGCTGGTCACCACGGTGCTCGGCCTCGCACACCCGGTCGTGCTGCCGCCGCCCCAGGACGTACTCCGCGGCTTCAACGAAAACCGTCAGTTCGTGCTCGAGGGCCTGCTGGTGACGGCCCTGGAAACGGTGATCGGCTTCGTCATCTCCTCGATCGCCGGCTTCTTCATCGGGCTCATGCTGGCCAGTTCGTCGCTGCTGGAGCGGATGTTCTCGCCGCTGCTGGTGGCCGTCAACGCCGTACCGAAGATCGCCCTGGGTCCGATGCTGGTCGCCTGGCTCGGCTGGGGGCAGCCGCCGATCCAGTTCATGATCTTCGTCATGTGCTTCTTCCCGGTCGTGCTCTCCACCGTGACGGGCCTGACCCGCACGCCGGCCGAGCTCGCCGAGATGGCGCGGTCGCTCGACGCCTCGCGCGCCAAGATGTTCCTCAAGGTGCGGCTGCCCGCCGCGCTGCCGCAGGTCTTCGTGGGCCTCAAGCTGGCGCTGCCGCTGGCGGCGGTCGGCGCGATCATCGGCGAGTTCCAGGCCGGCGACGCGGAGCGGCCGGGCCTCGGCTCGATCATCCAGCAGACGCTGGGCCAGGGGCAGTCCTCGACCGCCTTCGCCGCGTTCGTGCTGATCGCGAGCACGACGATCGTCCTGTACTACCTGCTCGTCGGCCTTGAGCGCCTGCTGCTCCCGTGGGTGCGCGCCACGACCGACCGCTGA
- a CDS encoding nitrate- and nitrite sensing domain-containing protein, translating into MSTGPTTLPEKGAQARRAARRWFPRLRDARIRSKLALILVVPVAAVVALATVRLVDVGRGALEASLIRDLTALSTNVSALNQDLHKERMAAAVYLADPPKSDPKVDYKDLYNQAVNRTDDRVAAYTTARQSIGDVPNSVETRLARIDEHLATLNVTRQDMLSRQGRSVAESVLRYGNILTDLVAYGDVVGQLAGEGDLAEELRAVAAFARAKAAKAEEEAVVYAALIGREVLGQEQLNSFLTTLTSQESAQQAFELVASSEQQAIADATVTGDAVNLAQSSEAQVSRTVGQRPEPTQALDAQRSIGAVVDLMRFAEQKLEDRALAEADDVRAAVVRQAVIESILVLITLFIAIALAVVLARSLNRSLRRLREGALAVANRDLPDAVAQLRDVRSIGDGGPDEIVRQVRDAIRLPNRDEVGQVAQAFNVVHREAVRIAAEQAALRTSVSAMFLNLARRSQALVDRMIGELDMIERGEEDPKRLAQLFQLDHLATRMRRNDENLLVLAGADSTAPRRDDALLVDALRAAQSEVELYNRIEFGTVDTDISIAAHAVNDVVRLVAELLDNATRFSPPNTVVVADARRIRDYVLIQIEDRGLGLTEDQLEALNHRLGQPPTVDVAAFRLMGLAVVGRLASRYGIRVELRPNVEGGTVAQVTLPSGIVVLPKPRTREQVLTRPRSPLAVETSASAAPTSGGWPQAAAPAARSSAATLADQWPSQTPSWDTSAVPVNASAATSAFPTVGQSGGATLGQPQGGMGSPTVAYPTVQSSGLPQRGQTAAIPATAHPMTPAVLPPSGLPAGPVAGSPGVSPRPDDGGEVPIYREMEAVWFRSHGQASTQIFSAVSPSGATASPAGSYASSSSAPAASGYSGSSGLSGGSSGLSSGTSLGNGGGLSGGSGLGNGGGMSGGSGLGNGGLGGSLPTRTPTPQPAAAPPPPAAYAPPVVPPAAQNPTDSGVGAVPRQRDSADAPWRTAADEGWKRAEKAAEPVAAGTTRSGLPKRVPQAQLVPGGVETSASRERARRTPDEVRGLLSAYHRGVQRGRSAGSQENGSTSTKETS; encoded by the coding sequence GTGAGCACGGGACCTACGACCCTGCCCGAAAAAGGTGCGCAGGCCCGCCGTGCTGCGCGCCGCTGGTTTCCGCGCTTGCGTGACGCGCGCATCAGGTCCAAGCTCGCGCTCATCCTCGTTGTGCCGGTCGCGGCGGTCGTCGCGCTCGCCACGGTCCGCTTGGTCGACGTCGGCCGCGGTGCCCTCGAAGCGAGCCTCATCCGCGACCTGACAGCACTGTCCACTAACGTTTCGGCGCTGAACCAGGACCTGCACAAGGAGCGGATGGCGGCCGCCGTCTACCTGGCCGACCCGCCGAAGTCCGACCCGAAGGTCGACTACAAGGACCTGTACAACCAGGCCGTCAACCGCACCGACGACCGGGTCGCGGCGTACACGACCGCCCGGCAGTCGATCGGCGACGTGCCGAACTCGGTCGAGACCCGGCTTGCCCGGATCGACGAGCACCTGGCCACGCTCAACGTCACCCGCCAGGACATGCTCTCCCGCCAGGGCCGCTCGGTGGCCGAGTCGGTGCTCCGCTACGGCAACATCCTCACCGACCTCGTGGCGTACGGCGACGTGGTCGGCCAGCTGGCCGGCGAAGGTGACCTGGCCGAGGAGCTGCGCGCGGTGGCCGCCTTCGCCCGGGCCAAGGCGGCAAAGGCCGAGGAGGAAGCGGTGGTGTACGCCGCTCTCATCGGTCGCGAGGTGCTGGGGCAGGAGCAGCTCAACTCGTTCCTCACGACGCTGACCAGCCAGGAGTCCGCGCAGCAGGCGTTCGAGCTGGTCGCGAGCAGCGAGCAGCAGGCCATCGCGGACGCCACCGTCACCGGTGACGCGGTCAACCTCGCCCAGTCGAGCGAGGCCCAGGTCAGCCGCACCGTCGGCCAGCGACCAGAGCCGACCCAGGCTCTCGACGCCCAGCGCTCGATCGGCGCGGTGGTCGACCTCATGCGGTTTGCCGAGCAGAAGCTCGAAGACCGCGCACTCGCCGAAGCCGACGACGTCCGCGCGGCCGTGGTGCGGCAGGCGGTCATCGAGTCGATCCTCGTGCTCATCACGCTCTTCATCGCCATCGCGCTCGCCGTGGTCCTCGCCCGGTCGCTCAACCGCTCGCTGCGCCGCCTCCGTGAGGGCGCGCTCGCCGTGGCAAACCGCGACCTGCCGGACGCCGTCGCCCAGCTCCGGGACGTGCGAAGTATCGGTGACGGCGGACCCGACGAGATCGTGCGACAAGTGCGCGACGCGATCCGGCTGCCCAACCGCGACGAAGTCGGTCAGGTGGCCCAGGCGTTCAACGTCGTACACCGGGAGGCGGTCCGGATCGCGGCCGAGCAGGCCGCGCTGCGGACGAGCGTCTCCGCGATGTTCCTCAACCTGGCCCGCCGAAGCCAGGCGCTGGTCGACCGGATGATCGGCGAGCTCGACATGATCGAGCGCGGCGAGGAGGACCCGAAGCGGTTGGCCCAGCTCTTCCAGCTGGACCACCTGGCCACCCGAATGCGCCGCAACGACGAAAACCTGCTGGTGCTCGCGGGTGCCGACTCCACCGCGCCGCGGCGTGACGACGCGCTGCTGGTCGACGCGCTCCGCGCCGCACAGTCCGAGGTGGAGCTCTACAACCGCATCGAGTTCGGCACTGTCGACACGGACATCTCGATCGCGGCGCACGCCGTCAACGACGTCGTGCGGCTCGTCGCCGAGCTGCTCGACAACGCGACCCGGTTCTCGCCGCCCAACACGGTGGTCGTCGCGGACGCCCGGCGCATCCGCGACTACGTGCTGATCCAGATCGAAGACCGCGGTCTGGGCCTCACCGAAGACCAGCTCGAAGCGCTCAACCACCGGCTCGGGCAGCCGCCCACGGTCGACGTGGCCGCGTTCCGGCTGATGGGTCTGGCGGTCGTCGGCCGCCTCGCCTCGCGGTACGGGATCCGCGTCGAGCTGCGCCCGAACGTCGAGGGCGGCACCGTGGCACAGGTGACGCTGCCGAGCGGCATCGTCGTACTGCCCAAGCCGCGCACCCGGGAGCAGGTGCTCACCCGCCCCCGCTCGCCGCTCGCGGTCGAGACCAGCGCGTCCGCGGCACCCACGTCCGGCGGGTGGCCGCAGGCCGCCGCACCGGCCGCCCGCTCGTCGGCCGCCACGCTCGCCGACCAGTGGCCGAGCCAGACGCCCTCGTGGGACACGTCCGCGGTACCGGTCAACGCTTCGGCCGCGACCAGCGCGTTCCCCACGGTCGGGCAGTCGGGCGGAGCCACGCTCGGCCAGCCGCAGGGCGGGATGGGTTCGCCCACGGTGGCGTACCCGACCGTGCAGTCCTCCGGCCTGCCACAGCGCGGTCAGACCGCCGCGATCCCGGCGACGGCACACCCGATGACGCCCGCCGTGCTGCCACCGTCCGGGTTGCCGGCCGGCCCGGTTGCCGGTTCACCCGGTGTCTCGCCCCGTCCCGACGACGGCGGTGAGGTGCCGATCTACCGGGAGATGGAGGCGGTCTGGTTCCGTTCGCACGGCCAGGCGTCGACGCAGATCTTCTCGGCGGTGAGCCCCAGCGGCGCCACGGCCAGCCCGGCCGGCAGCTACGCGTCGTCGTCCAGCGCGCCGGCCGCCTCGGGCTACTCCGGCTCTTCCGGTCTGTCCGGTGGGTCTTCGGGACTTTCGAGCGGCACCAGCCTCGGCAACGGTGGTGGCCTGAGCGGAGGTTCCGGGCTCGGCAACGGTGGCGGGATGAGCGGTGGCTCCGGGCTCGGCAACGGCGGGCTCGGCGGCTCGCTGCCGACCCGCACACCCACCCCGCAGCCCGCCGCGGCACCGCCACCACCGGCCGCGTACGCGCCACCGGTTGTGCCGCCCGCCGCGCAGAATCCGACCGACTCCGGCGTCGGCGCGGTGCCACGCCAGCGCGACTCCGCCGACGCGCCGTGGCGCACCGCGGCTGACGAGGGCTGGAAGCGGGCTGAGAAGGCCGCTGAGCCGGTCGCCGCGGGCACCACGCGGTCGGGTCTGCCCAAGCGTGTACCCCAGGCCCAGCTCGTTCCCGGTGGCGTCGAAACCTCGGCCAGCCGCGAGCGCGCGAGGCGTACGCCGGACGAGGTCCGCGGCCTGCTCTCCGCGTACCACCGCGGCGTGCAGCGCGGCCGTTCGGCCGGCAGCCAGGAAAACGGGAGCACCTCTACCAAGGAGACCAGTTGA
- a CDS encoding ABC transporter substrate-binding protein — translation MRPIRSVTLSALTAAMLVMSASACASSEDAADVEEVIIGADLELSGPTAAIGQAYQRALELKIGQVNDSGVLGNRKLRLDPKDNRSDSSRSLTNVGAFANNPDVVAVVMGMCAQCVKTVAETVKDRRLPTIALSPAGTVVAPIQESQWIFKVGPNAKDNAAALTAEITTLKKKRVGLIYTDDLYGKEGKEAVELALQKVKVGGVPVKVTSVSVKPTATDLSQVVESLVDKDPEEAPDALVVWTLAEQAALAATSAREAGFDGSLYFDGAAAGELFLAGQSATDGATMVFTQTMVIDDVIATTPATAARKQWFRDYTAKYGSYNGYSSFAADAVQMVTNALQQSTSSSRDSIRSIVETSQFDGLSGPIRITPDNHSGLMPQALTMLVARNGRWRLATS, via the coding sequence TTGAGGCCCATACGCTCCGTGACGCTGTCTGCGCTCACCGCAGCCATGCTGGTCATGTCGGCGTCCGCATGCGCGTCGAGCGAAGACGCGGCGGATGTCGAGGAAGTCATCATTGGCGCTGACCTGGAGCTGTCCGGCCCCACCGCGGCGATCGGACAGGCGTACCAGCGCGCACTCGAGCTGAAGATCGGCCAGGTCAACGACTCTGGCGTCCTCGGCAACCGGAAGCTGCGGCTGGACCCGAAGGACAACCGCTCCGACTCCAGCCGCTCGCTGACCAACGTGGGCGCGTTCGCCAACAACCCCGACGTCGTCGCGGTGGTCATGGGCATGTGCGCGCAGTGCGTCAAGACGGTGGCGGAGACCGTCAAGGACCGCCGGTTGCCCACCATCGCGCTGTCCCCGGCCGGCACGGTGGTCGCACCCATCCAGGAAAGTCAGTGGATTTTCAAGGTGGGCCCGAACGCGAAGGACAACGCCGCCGCCCTCACCGCCGAGATCACCACGCTCAAGAAGAAGCGGGTCGGTTTGATCTACACCGACGACCTGTACGGCAAGGAGGGCAAGGAGGCCGTCGAGCTCGCGCTGCAAAAGGTGAAGGTCGGCGGCGTGCCGGTCAAGGTCACGTCGGTATCCGTCAAGCCCACCGCCACCGACCTGAGCCAGGTCGTGGAGTCTCTGGTGGACAAGGACCCGGAGGAGGCGCCCGACGCGCTCGTCGTGTGGACGCTGGCCGAGCAGGCTGCCCTGGCCGCCACAAGCGCCCGGGAGGCGGGCTTCGACGGCTCGCTCTACTTCGACGGCGCCGCCGCGGGTGAGCTCTTCCTCGCGGGACAGAGCGCCACTGACGGCGCCACCATGGTGTTCACGCAGACCATGGTGATCGACGACGTGATCGCCACGACGCCCGCCACGGCGGCCCGCAAGCAGTGGTTCCGCGACTACACCGCCAAGTACGGCAGCTACAACGGCTACTCGTCGTTTGCCGCGGACGCGGTCCAGATGGTCACCAACGCCCTGCAGCAGAGCACGTCGTCCAGCCGGGACAGCATCCGGTCCATTGTGGAAACCTCGCAGTTCGACGGGCTGTCCGGGCCGATCCGGATCACCCCGGACAACCACTCCGGCCTCATGCCGCAGGCACTCACCATGCTCGTGGCCCGCAACGGCCGCTGGCGGCTGGCCACCAGCTGA
- a CDS encoding LLM class F420-dependent oxidoreductase: MRVCVFTEPHRGATYEDQLRLARLAEDAGFEGYLRADHFQAMGLEAGLPGPTDAWITLAGLARETSRIRLGTLVTSVTFRLPAPLAIAVAQVDEMSGGRVELGIGTGWYQREHVSYGIPFPSTGERFDILAEQLAVITGLWSTPVGEPFSFKGEHYQLVDAPALPKPVQVPGPPIIVGGRGPKRTPEIAARFADEFNMPFKTVAESKGAFDRVQAVCDKVGRAASGKAPLVMSAGIVVAIGRTDAEAQRRAAPLHAPSALPPEDPVVGSPAQLVDRIGEFAAIGVTRVHLRFIEITDVDHLELVASEVLPQVVAL; this comes from the coding sequence GTGCGGGTTTGCGTCTTCACAGAGCCACACCGAGGCGCGACGTACGAGGACCAGCTGCGCCTCGCCCGTCTCGCCGAGGATGCGGGCTTCGAGGGCTACCTGCGCGCCGACCACTTCCAGGCGATGGGGCTCGAGGCCGGGCTGCCAGGGCCCACCGACGCCTGGATCACGCTGGCCGGGCTCGCCCGCGAGACCTCCCGCATCCGGCTCGGCACGCTTGTCACCTCGGTGACGTTCCGCCTGCCAGCACCCCTCGCGATCGCCGTTGCGCAGGTCGACGAGATGAGCGGCGGCCGCGTCGAGCTGGGCATCGGCACCGGGTGGTACCAGCGCGAGCACGTGTCGTACGGCATACCGTTCCCGTCCACAGGCGAGCGCTTCGACATCCTCGCCGAGCAGCTCGCGGTCATCACCGGGCTGTGGAGCACGCCGGTCGGTGAGCCGTTCAGCTTCAAGGGCGAGCACTACCAGCTCGTCGACGCGCCGGCGCTGCCCAAGCCGGTGCAGGTGCCGGGCCCGCCGATCATCGTGGGTGGGCGCGGCCCCAAGCGCACGCCCGAGATCGCCGCGCGGTTCGCGGACGAGTTCAACATGCCGTTCAAGACCGTCGCCGAGTCGAAGGGCGCGTTCGACCGGGTGCAGGCGGTCTGCGACAAGGTCGGGCGGGCCGCCTCCGGCAAGGCGCCGCTCGTGATGTCGGCCGGCATCGTGGTCGCCATCGGGCGCACGGACGCGGAGGCACAGCGGCGCGCGGCACCCCTGCACGCGCCCAGCGCCCTGCCGCCGGAGGACCCGGTGGTCGGCTCGCCGGCGCAGCTCGTCGACCGGATCGGCGAGTTCGCGGCGATCGGCGTGACCCGGGTGCACCTGCGGTTCATCGAGATCACCGACGTCGACCACCTCGAGTTGGTGGCTTCCGAGGTGCTTCCGCAGGTTGTCGCCCTGTGA
- a CDS encoding ABC transporter ATP-binding protein, translated as MIRLAGVSQTFQARSGAVEALRNINLTVAEGEFIAIIGRSGCGKSTLLRLIAGLIAPSAGEVAVAGSRVNKPRKDIAMMFQRPALLPWRSVLDNVLLPVEMFGWKRSEHRRRAEELLDMVGLAGFHKKQPHELSGGMQQRVALCRALIQRPKVMLMDEPFSALDALTREELSTELQRVHMDLGATTVFVTHSIDEAVLLADRVVVLSPRPGRLRRIVDVNIPRPRSLGHNAYLEEVARCSAELHELLLTPDGPPAVPEHHPVPPQSQRSRQRV; from the coding sequence ATGATTCGACTGGCCGGAGTTTCCCAGACGTTCCAGGCGCGATCGGGCGCTGTGGAGGCACTGCGAAACATCAACCTGACTGTCGCCGAGGGCGAGTTCATCGCCATCATCGGCCGCTCCGGCTGCGGAAAGTCCACTTTGCTCCGGCTGATCGCCGGCCTCATCGCGCCGAGCGCGGGCGAGGTCGCCGTCGCGGGGTCCCGGGTCAACAAGCCGCGCAAGGACATCGCGATGATGTTCCAGCGGCCGGCGCTGCTGCCCTGGCGCTCGGTCCTCGACAACGTGCTGCTCCCCGTGGAGATGTTCGGCTGGAAGCGGTCCGAGCACCGCCGGCGGGCCGAGGAGCTGCTCGACATGGTGGGCCTTGCCGGGTTCCACAAGAAGCAGCCGCACGAGCTCTCCGGCGGCATGCAGCAGCGGGTCGCGCTGTGCCGGGCACTGATCCAGCGTCCCAAGGTGATGCTGATGGACGAGCCCTTCTCCGCACTCGACGCGCTCACCCGCGAGGAGCTCTCGACCGAGCTGCAGCGCGTGCACATGGACCTGGGCGCCACGACCGTCTTCGTCACCCATTCGATTGACGAGGCGGTGCTACTGGCCGACCGCGTGGTCGTGCTCAGCCCGCGCCCCGGGCGGCTGCGGCGCATCGTCGACGTCAATATCCCGCGCCCCCGCTCGCTGGGACACAACGCGTACCTGGAGGAGGTGGCCCGCTGCAGCGCCGAGCTGCACGAGCTGCTGCTCACCCCCGACGGACCGCCCGCCGTGCCGGAGCACCACCCGGTGCCGCCGCAGTCCCAGCGCTCGCGCCAGCGGGTCTGA
- a CDS encoding roadblock/LC7 domain-containing protein: MTRPAAMQDMSWLLSNFADSVAGIAHVVAVSADGLLLASSRDLPADRADQLAAITSGVVSLTDGASRMFSAGGVLQTVIEMDSGYLFLMSISDGSSMAVLAARSCDVGQVGYEMALLVERVGAALSPATREAVSR; encoded by the coding sequence ATGACGAGGCCAGCAGCGATGCAGGACATGAGTTGGCTGCTCAGCAACTTCGCCGACAGCGTGGCCGGGATCGCCCACGTCGTCGCGGTGTCGGCCGACGGCCTGCTCCTCGCGTCGTCGCGTGACCTGCCGGCGGACCGCGCGGACCAGCTGGCCGCGATCACGTCGGGTGTGGTGAGCCTCACCGATGGCGCCTCGCGGATGTTCAGCGCTGGTGGGGTGCTCCAGACCGTCATCGAGATGGACAGCGGCTACCTGTTCCTCATGTCCATCAGCGACGGTTCCTCGATGGCAGTACTGGCCGCGCGCAGCTGCGACGTGGGCCAGGTGGGTTACGAGATGGCTCTGCTCGTCGAACGGGTCGGGGCGGCCCTGTCGCCGGCGACCCGAGAGGCAGTGTCGCGCTAG